From one Rosa rugosa chromosome 4, drRosRugo1.1, whole genome shotgun sequence genomic stretch:
- the LOC133742032 gene encoding F-box protein At3g12350-like — MNKARSYWFSQKATKEISSVDDDIKGIYDDMNLGFYLVAYDDIGGISYQKACDLASHICSFTRVISKHPIFWSTGPTFSESSFVPKEESLYNSRIHIRQNAVADHIHQLTRIEVVSRIL; from the exons ATGAACAAGGCAAGGTCCTACTGGTTCAGCCAGAAGGCCACCAAGGAGATCTCCTCCGTCGACGATGACATCAAG GGAATTTATGATGATATGAACTTGGGATTTTACCTTGTTGCATATGATGACATTGGGGGCATTTCCTACCAAAAGGCTTGTGACTTGGCTAGTCACATTTGCAGTTTCACTCGGGTTATCAGTAAGCACCCAATCTTTTGGTCTACAGGCCCTACTTTTTCCGAGTCTTCGTTTGTCCCAAAGGAAGAAAGTTTATATAATAGTCGCATACATATTCGACAAAATGCCGTAGCAGATCACATTCACCAGCTCACAAGAATTGAAGTGGTCTCTCGGATTCTTTGA